The Drosophila nasuta strain 15112-1781.00 chromosome 2R, ASM2355853v1, whole genome shotgun sequence genome segment ATAGCTAAACAAAAGCGGTATAAAGCGACCACTACAGTGGTCACTAGGCAATTAAGaactgtttattttaattgaaaggACGAATATTTGTCACTTTTATTGGCAATTTTTAAGCATAAAGCTTTTGAATGTCCAGAAAACCAAAACATGTCTGATACTGGTAAAATACAAATGCCCCATTGATAAATTTACCTTGGGAAGCATTATTAAATTTCcgaataaattagaaaaataatcaaataaccaatcgaaaactaaaaattgtaagcatttttaaatcaaacaGTTCTTAAATGTGAACGTATTTATTTTACCTTCATCATTTGACAGAGTTCTCATCCTACTAAATACATCTTTACGTATAGTAAAAATATTAtgcagaaaatatataaaaattgtatattgccaataaaaaaaatatcagtTCCATTGCAAACTATTGTTCAATATTTTGATGAATGCTTCAAAATCATTATTGCTACGATGGGAATATTATGGTAAGTaagttgaataaatataattgaatattataaattatcaaatttaatatattccacgctttcttattttacaaaatgtaaaGTCTTAATGAAAATGTAAGTTGTAATACAAGTTTATagaatattgtattataaGTTGAAGATAAATGTCTTTGATTGTCATTTCAAATGTGTTTTCGTTCTATTAAAAAGTCATAGTGTGTAGTgacaattgatttttaaaaattatataaaaataacaatattgcTAATAACATTTCCTAAGCTAAAATATAAACCACACCAACATTAAAACCATGTCCTATCCCAGCAAATTGGACAAGTCCATGATTGTGAAATACAGTGCTGGATTTATGTTTTACATAGAGAAGCACAAGTTGATGGAAATTATGAGTCGTGTGCTGGCCGAGTTATCATTGCAATCCGTGCCAGATGTGCGTCAATGGCTGGGAGAGAACATACGTCGCATTGCCCAAGATGTGTACTCCAAGGCACTAAATGCCTTTCATCTGGGCATAGCAGGAGACTACTATCAGCTACCGAAGAACTTCTATCATCGAATTGTGCTGCACGGTCGAGCAGGTTCGGGACGTCGCACGTTGGCTCATGCGCTGGCCGAGCGATGGAATCTGCTCATCTTGGATGCAGATACTCTGGCCTATCATCACATCAATGGCCGGCGACAGGATGCGAatgctttgctgctgcaggCTGGCATCGAGCAGGATAACGTTGTGATGCGTTCCGAGGCCATAGGGAATATAATTCAAGCGCGTTTGCTCAAGGAGGATGCACTGCATCGCGGCTGGATACTCTACAATTATCCGAACAATCGCTGTGAAGCTCGTGAACTGTTTGAGAACTTCACAGTGCCACCGAATCGTTTCATCTTTCTACAGATCGATGAGCATATGGCAAGAATGCGTCAATTGATGCGCGCCTATAAGCCAAGTCCGCAGGATACAATGCTTTATTTGGATCGCCAGATGCAACAATTTCGCAAAAGTGAATCGCTGCTCAACTCGTATCTCAGTCATCGCCGTGAGGTGCTCTATGTGGATGCCACGGCTTGCTTTGAGAATGTCAAGTGCGAGATCATGTCGCAGTTGACCAAGACGCCTTATGTCCTCGG includes the following:
- the LOC132785269 gene encoding uncharacterized protein LOC132785269; amino-acid sequence: MSYPSKLDKSMIVKYSAGFMFYIEKHKLMEIMSRVLAELSLQSVPDVRQWLGENIRRIAQDVYSKALNAFHLGIAGDYYQLPKNFYHRIVLHGRAGSGRRTLAHALAERWNLLILDADTLAYHHINGRRQDANALLLQAGIEQDNVVMRSEAIGNIIQARLLKEDALHRGWILYNYPNNRCEARELFENFTVPPNRFIFLQIDEHMARMRQLMRAYKPSPQDTMLYLDRQMQQFRKSESLLNSYLSHRREVLYVDATACFENVKCEIMSQLTKTPYVLGCKYGESSAHD